The Alosa sapidissima isolate fAloSap1 chromosome 5, fAloSap1.pri, whole genome shotgun sequence genome has a window encoding:
- the cldn30 gene encoding claudin-4 — translation MASLGMQMLASSLALLGWAGALLTCILPMWRVTAYVGTTIVTSEVIWEGIWMTCVAQSTGYVMCKPYQSMLELGTDLQAARALMVFALLMASGGLLLAFVGGKCTRFLDGQDRLKARVLLAAGVALIVAAVLCIIPVSWTAAVEVQKFYNPQMSDSQRRELGAAVYIGWGASILFFLAGGMFCGSACSRKPSENNTPAVKYVLVRSSINGSSRHTPGPSVRSLPEGSQWGRQPITMAKLPSHAPSVGSNYSKAPSTKSQLARPMSPQSEVSEGPSTKSQLPRPMSPQSEVSEGPSTKSQLQRANSTKSVESLTKSQLNDTAPFTDEPPMTPTKTYI, via the coding sequence ATGGCCTCCCTGGGCATGCAGATGCTGGCGAGCTCGCTGGCACTGCTGGGCTGGGCGGGTGCGCTGCTCACATGCATTCTGCCCATGTGGCGGGTGACGGCCTACGTGGGCACCACCATAGTCACCTCCGAGGTCATCTGGGAGGGCATCTGGATGACATGCGTGGCGCAGAGCACCGGGTATGTCATGTGCAAGCCGTACCAGTCCATGCTGGAGCTGGGCACCGACCTGCAGGCCGCCCGGGCACTAATGGTTTTCGCCTTGCTCATGGCCAGCGGCGGACTCCTGCTCGCCTTCGTCGGGGGCAAGTGCACCCGCTTCCTGGACGGCCAGGACCGGCTCAAGGCCCGGGTGTTGCTCGCCGCCGGAGTGGCGCTGATCGTCGCCGCGGTCCTGTGCATCATCCCGGTGTCATGGACCGCTGCGGTGGAGGTGCAGAAATTCTATAACCCCCAGATGTCAGACTCTCAGCGTCGAGAACTCGGGGCTGCAGTGTACATCGGGTGGGGGGCTTCCATCCTCTTCTTCCTGGCGGGGGGAATGTTCTGCGGCTCGGCCTGCTCTCGGAAGCCCTCCGAGAACAACACGCCCGCCGTGAAGTACGTCCTTGTGCGCTCATCCATTAACGGCAGCTCCAGACACACCCCAGGCCCGTCCGTCCGTTCCCTCCCAGAGGGCAGCCAGTGGGGCAGGCAGCCCATCACAATGGCGAAGCTCCCCAGCCATGCACCCTCCGTGGGGTCCAACTACAGCAAAGCGCCCTCCACCAAGTCCCAGCTCGCTAGGCCTATGTCACCCCAGTCCGAGGTGAGTGAGGGGCCCTCCACCAAGTCCCAGCTCCCTAGGCCTATGTCACCCCAGTCCGAGGTGAGTGAGGGGCCCTCCACCAAGTCCCAGCTGCAGAGGGCAAACTCCACTAAGAGTGTGGAGTCTCTGACCAAGTCCCAGCTCAATGACACAGCTCCATTCACAGATGAGCCACCAATGACTCCTACAAAGACTTACATCTGA
- the LOC121709481 gene encoding claudin-4-like: protein MVAAGIQMLGAALGIIGWIGAIVVCALPMWKVTAFIGSNIVTSQTIWEGIWMNCVHQSTGQMQCKVYDSLLALPQDLQAARALCIISIIVGIFGILLSVAGGKCTNCVEDEKAKAKVGIVAGVVYIIAGILTLVPVCWTAHNIIMDFYNPLLDQAQKRELGAAGRLGLQILGVMLAMIGWLGSIITCAMPMWRVTAFIGANIVTAQVIWEGLWMTCVVQSTGQMQCKVYDSMLALSSDLQAARAMTIISIIVGIFGVLMAIMGGKCTNCLEDESAKARACIVSGVIFIMAAVLVLVPVSWSAHTVIRDFYNPLIIAAQQRELGAALYIGWGTAVLLLLGGGLLCWNCPPRDHQAYGAAQYAPARSKASGDYV, encoded by the exons ATGGTCGCTGCCGGGATTCAGATGCTGGGTGCCGCATTGGGCATCATCGGCTGGATCGGTGCCATCGTGGTGTGCGCCCTCCCCATGTGGAAAGTCACCGCATTCATCGGCAGCAACATTGTCACGTCACAGACGATCTGGGAAGGCATCTGGATGAATTGCGTCCACCAGAGCACGGGTCAGATGCAGTGTAAGGTCTACGATTCCCTGCTGGCGCTGCCTCAGGACTTGCAGGCCGCTCGTGCCCTCTGCATTATCTCCATCATCGTGGGCATCTTCGGCATCCTGCTGTCGGTGGCCGGTGGCAAGTGCACCAACTGCGTGGAGGATGAGAAGGCCAAGGCTAAGGTGGGCATCGTTGCCGGTGTGGTCTACATCATCGCCGGGATCCTGACCCTGGTGCCTGTGTGCTGGACGGCCCACAACATCATCATGGACTTCTACAACCCGCTGCTCGACCAGGCCCAGAAACGCGAGCTGGGGGCCGC tggtcgactg GGGCTCCAGATCCTAGGTGTGATGCTGGCCATGATCGGCTGGCTGGGCAGCATCATCACCTGCGCGATGCCCATGTGGCGTGTGACGGCCTTCATCGGGGCCAACATCGTGACGGCACAGGTCATCTGGGAGGGCCTGTGGATGACCTGCGTGGTGCAGAGCACGGGCCAAATGCAGTGCAAGGTCTACGACTCCATGCTGGCGCTGAGCTCGGACCTGCAGGCGGCGCGCGCCATGACCATCATCTCCATCATCGTGGGCATCTTCGGCGTGCTCATGGCCATCATGGGCGGCAAGTGCACCAACTGCCTGGAGGACGAGAGCGCCAAGGCCAGGGCCTGCATTGTCTCTGGGGTCATCTTCATCATGGCCGCCGTCCTGGTGCTGGTGCCGGTGTCCTGGTCAGCTCACACAGTCATCCGTGACTTCTACAACCCGCTGATAATAGCGGCGCAGCAGCGAGAGCTGGGCGCAGCACTCTACATTGGCTGGGGCACCGCGGTGCTACTGCTGCTCGGAGGGGGGCTACTCTGCTGGAACTGCCCCCCCAGAGATCACCAGGCCTACGGAGCGGCGCAGTACGCCCCGGCCCGGTCCAAAGCCTCAGGGGACTACGTTTGA
- the LOC121709426 gene encoding claudin-4, whose product MGRQLLAFCLALIGFMGTILICALPMWKVTAFVGANIVTSQVFWEGLWMNCVIQSTGHLQCKAYDSVLALPQDLQASRALVCVSIAVAVVAISLSVLGAKCTNFYRDERITKDQLGLSAGIVFMVAGVLCIVPVSWSAYTIITGFYNPLATQERRGELGASMYVGWVSGFLLFLGGGMICSTYSHRCC is encoded by the coding sequence ATGGGCCGGCAGCTGCTGGCCTTCTGCCTGGCGCTTATCGGCTTCATGGGCACCATCCTGATCTGCGCGCTGCCCATGTGGAAGGTGACTGCCTTCGTGGGTGCCAACATCGTCACGTCGCAGGTGTTCTGGGAGGGCCTGTGGATGAACTGCGTGATTCAGAGCACGGGTCACCTGCAGTGCAAGGCCTACGACTCTGTACTGGCACTGCCGCAGGACCTGCAGGCCTCGCGCGCCCTCGTCTGCGTCTCCATCGCTGTCGCCGTGGTGGCCATATCCCTGAGTGTGCTCGGGGCCAAGTGCACGAACTTCTACAGGGACGAGAGGATCACCAAGGACCAGCTGGGTCTCTCAGCAGGGATCGTGTTCATGGTGGCCGGCGTACTGTGCATCGTGCCCGTCAGCTGGTCAGCTTACACCATCATCACGGGATTCTACAATCCCCTGGCCACGCAGGAGAGGCGAGGGGAGCTGGGGGCCTCCATGTACGTGGGCTGGGTGTCcggcttcctcctcttcctggggGGAGGGATGATCTGCAGCACCTACTCTCACAGATGCTGCTGA